The genomic window TTTCTGGTTCATGAACTGTTGGTTTGACGATAACTTTTTTAAGCTCATGATTAAAGAATCTTCGCTAGACTCGCTCTCGTATTTTTCTAACTGCGTTAATACCTCACTAGCAATTAACTGTACCTTTTTATTTAAATCTTTTTTCTCCAAAAGATAAGAGTTGTACAGGTAATAGCTTTGCAAGGCAATCAACACCAAAAAGCTGATGACGAAAAGCAAAGTTGTGCCAATTTTTTTATTCATCATTCAAAAGTACGAAGCTAAATTAGTTCTTCACAACGTTAACCTTCCATTAACGTTTCGTTAACTCAGCTTCTGCCATTTTCGCAACAGTTTTGCAGAAAATAAATGACTATGAAGTTATCCCTCACTATTTTCTTGTGCATACCACTTTTTGTATGGGCACAAGAAGATACTACCAAAAAATCCTTAAAAAAAGATACAACAATTGTGTTGAATGCCGTAAACATAAACTATAAAAAACCAATGCTAAAACGCAAAGCGGATAGATTGGAGTTCAATATAGATCAAACGCCTTTGCAAAATTTAAACGGATGGGACATTTTGAAGAATACACCAAACGTGGTAATGAAAAACGACGCACTTTCTGTGCAGGGTAACACCCAAATTCTGGTAACGATCAACGACAAGCGAACTTTGATGAGCCAAGAGCAGCTGAAACAATTTTTAGAAAATACGGAGGGTAGTAGCATCAGTTCCGTGGAAGTGATTACCAATCCGCCAGCAAAATATGAAGCTCAAGGCGGTGCAGTCATCAATATTAAAATGAAGCAAAATAAGTTAGCTGGCTACAAGGGCAAACTTTCGGGACGTTACCACCAATCTATTTATGCCAAGGGTAGAATAGGCTTGATGCAATCTTTCAATACCAATAAATGGGCTTTAAGTGGCGACTATAATTTTGTATCTGGAGATTATGTGCGTAAGAATATTGATGTAGTAACTTTTGCTGATGACCAAACGCGATGGGAGAGCGACATGGTTAGAAAGACACAGGCACATGAACAACATTCTTACAATTTTGCTGCACAATATAGTATCGATACGCTTCAAAATATCCAGTTCGGTTTCGATGGGAATTACAACCCGGCATCTATTGGGAATTACAATGTGCCCACCAATATTTACAACACCACCAACAATGTTCTACAGTCGAGTTATCAAACTTTAAATGATCGAAAACAGCGTTATGGAAGTTTCAATGCCTATTTAGCTTATGATAAAAAATTTGGGGCCAATAACTTAACTTGGTCTAATAATTACAGTAACAATTATCATCGCGAAAACCAAGAAGTAGCCACTTTCTTTCGTTTCGTTAACGAACCAGAACGTTACAATCGCTTTGCAAACCACAGTTTACAGTTGATTGATTTGTACGCTTCGCAACTGGATTATCGTTTAAGCCAAAAAAAGCTAACCTTCGAAAGTGGCGTAAAATACAGCTATGTAAGTAACCAAAACGATTTAAGTTTCTTCGATGGCAACCAACAAGATCTAGTGCTAGATCCAAATAGAAGTAACTTATTTAAGTACAAGGAAAATATTTTTGCTGCTTATGCTTCTGCAAATTATCAATGGGATAAATGGGAAGCCAAGGCAGGTTTGCGTTCAGAAACTACCCTGATTAAAACGGTTTCCGATAATCCTTTCGTAGAAAATAAGAATACCAGAACCAACTTATTTCCTACGGTTTATATGATGTACAATGTGGCTAAAGATCAGCAATTAGGGTTTTCTTATGGCAAAAGGATCAACAGGCCCAATTATGATTTTCTTAACCCGTCGAAATCTTACTATAACTTCTACGCTTATTTTCAAGGCGATGCTAACTTAAAAGCTACTATGATCCATAACTTGAGCACAACTTACACCTTGAAAGATTGGAATTTCGAACTTTACTATATCCACAGAGTTAACCCTTCGATGGAGATTTCTGTTCAAAATCCGGAAACTTTTGAGACTATTTACAACTATACCAACATCGAAAAGAGCAATAACTTCGGAGCTAATGTTTCTAAAAGTTTTTCGCTAACGGATAAATGGAAAGTGAATTTATATGCCATGGGCGAGTACAACGACGATTATTTTATAGGTGTAGATAAGGTTTTGTATAAGAACAAAAATTTCTTCTACTACGGAAATGTCTCTACCCAGATTACTTTAGATAAAGCCAAAACTTGGGATTTGAACATGTCTTACGTTTACAATTCTAAATCGATACAAGGTTCGTTTAATATCACTTCATCGCAGAATACCAACATTGTGCTCAACAAGAAAATGTTCGACAAGAAATTTGAAGTTGGTTTCGTAGTCAACGATATTTTTAAAACGGATAACAGCATCGTTTCTGCTAAGTACGCTAATCAAAACCAGTATTTTACAGATTATAGAGATACGCAATATTTCATGATCAACCTTAAATATAACTTTGGAAACCAGAAAGTGAAAGATGCGAAGGCCAGGGCAAAAACCGATGAGCAGAATAGGATGTAAAAATTTGGACAAGCGAGAGTGGCGCCGAAAGTTTAGCGATGCTTTTTCTTTGTCGTCATTTTCGACGAAGAATGAGGAGAAATCTAGCTAATAGTTTATCCTGTGGCTAGATTTCTCTCTGCGTTCGAAATGACGAACTATGAAAGTTATGGTTTAAACAAACTACTTACTCTCCTCGTCTTCAGTTTCTTCCAATTTACCGTCTTTATTACGTTTCAGTTTAATAATTGGCTTTTCTTGCGTGCCAGTTACGCTTAACGGAATACCAATTAATCCGAAAGGAGGTAAACCTAATCTGCCCTTCAAATTTAAACGACCATCTAAGCTTACTTCGCCTTCAAATCTCGGTCTAAAACCAGCAATCTTCATTTTGGTACGTTCAATAGTCATGATGTTATTTTTGATAGAAGTTTTAACGACCACATCTTTCAAATTAGGGTTGGTTAAACTATCTCTCTTAGTTTCTTTACTTACAGCATTCATCATTTTGAAACCAGCTAATTTCACATCCTTTAAAGTTAAAGTACCACTACCTTTTATAGATGGCAATACTGGGTACATTTCGTCATTCAATCTGCCTGTTAATTGGTAATCTAAGCCAACAATGCCCTTCACTTTCGAAGCAGAAGTAGCCATTTCTCTAAATAACGTGATTTCTTTGTAAGCTCTGGCAATGTCAAATTCTTTGGCGTTCAGTTTAAAATAAAAGTTGGCAGATTTTGGACTGGTACTTTGGTAGCTCGCATCCATTAACACTTTTGCGCCGATGAGATCAAAGCCTGTTTCAGAAAGCATCAGTTTACCATTGTTAATTACCATTTTGCCTTTGGCGTTTTTAAGGTTCAGTCCGCTATATGCTACATTATCAGCATTGGCTATAAAACTTACATTTAAATTGGCAGGGATAAGGATCACGCCTTTAGTGGCACTTGCTGCTGCGGTAGTATCGCCAGAGAAAGCCATAAATTCATCTGCTATAATATTCTTGCTATGCAACACAAAACTTCCGCTCAGTTTCTCTCTTTCGTCAAAAACAAAGTTCACGTAGTTGTTCAGATTTCCGTTTAATTTAAAATCTGAACCACCGTAAGTAGCATTAAACTCATCAAATTTTAAAGCCGAAGAAGTAAATGAAAACTTGCCGTTTTTAATGATGAACGCATTCGGGAACATATCGGTAAGAATATTCAAATCCTTAATGCTCATGAAACCTTTGTTCTGTAAACGACCATATCTGCCGGCCATTGCATCGCTCTGCAAGCCTTTAAAATTTACATTGGTGTAAATCAAGCCATGAACTTGGTAACCTGGAACTGCGAAGATCTTATACAGTTTTCCAATATCTAAAGTTCCTCTAGAAGCAATATCGTAAGATACATTTTCGAAGTTGCTTACATTAGCTTTTAACAAAAATGGCTGTTTTGCCATTTCGAACGAGATGGGTTTAATGTGTACCAATGTGCCTTTTAATGTCCCGTCATTATTGGTAACAATTGCATCAATATCTATTTTTTCTAAAGCTTCGTTAAAGTTTGCGGTTTTGATATAGCCTCTATCTAACTTTATTGAAGCCTTGGTAATAGGGAAAAGCTTCTTAATTTTATCATAAGAACCTTTGCTGTTTATATCAATCGCTAACTGTCCATCTAAAGCTAAATCTTTAATAGGGTAGAAGTTCTTAATTTCTGCAAAATTGATCGCTGTTTTTAAACCTAAATCTACTGTGATGTTGTTGATGGTCTGCAGTTTCAAATAGCCTTTAATGTAATTCGACATCGCATTGATATCGATACTGCTAATTTCTAACTTGGTGTTCTTGTAATCGCCGTTAACGTTGTTGCCTACAAAATCGAAGTTAATTTTATCTATAGGAGAGGGCAAAGAAGCATATTTGAAATAACCATTGCTCAGTTTAATTTTAGCATCAAAAGTTGGTACGGTAGCAATAACGGTATCTACTTGCCGCAAACCACTTTTAACCACTTTTTTGCTGTATTTACCATCTGCATTTACACTCATTACTAGCCTACCTTTAATGTTTAGGCTATCCATGTTCACCACTTTTGCCCATTTTTCTAAATCGATGTTAGAACGGGTTTTGGTATAGATTTGTGGTTCTTTCAATCCTTTGATTTTCGTAACCGAAGCCAAATAATCATTGCCAATATTAAAGAACAGACTGTCCATATTCAAATCCAAACTATCAGGATTTAAGCTCGGGATTTTGGTTTGTAGGTTTAAGAACAGGTTTTTGATAGGCTCTGGTGCATTCGGATTTTTGATTT from Pedobacter sp. SL55 includes these protein-coding regions:
- a CDS encoding outer membrane beta-barrel family protein codes for the protein MKLSLTIFLCIPLFVWAQEDTTKKSLKKDTTIVLNAVNINYKKPMLKRKADRLEFNIDQTPLQNLNGWDILKNTPNVVMKNDALSVQGNTQILVTINDKRTLMSQEQLKQFLENTEGSSISSVEVITNPPAKYEAQGGAVINIKMKQNKLAGYKGKLSGRYHQSIYAKGRIGLMQSFNTNKWALSGDYNFVSGDYVRKNIDVVTFADDQTRWESDMVRKTQAHEQHSYNFAAQYSIDTLQNIQFGFDGNYNPASIGNYNVPTNIYNTTNNVLQSSYQTLNDRKQRYGSFNAYLAYDKKFGANNLTWSNNYSNNYHRENQEVATFFRFVNEPERYNRFANHSLQLIDLYASQLDYRLSQKKLTFESGVKYSYVSNQNDLSFFDGNQQDLVLDPNRSNLFKYKENIFAAYASANYQWDKWEAKAGLRSETTLIKTVSDNPFVENKNTRTNLFPTVYMMYNVAKDQQLGFSYGKRINRPNYDFLNPSKSYYNFYAYFQGDANLKATMIHNLSTTYTLKDWNFELYYIHRVNPSMEISVQNPETFETIYNYTNIEKSNNFGANVSKSFSLTDKWKVNLYAMGEYNDDYFIGVDKVLYKNKNFFYYGNVSTQITLDKAKTWDLNMSYVYNSKSIQGSFNITSSQNTNIVLNKKMFDKKFEVGFVVNDIFKTDNSIVSAKYANQNQYFTDYRDTQYFMINLKYNFGNQKVKDAKARAKTDEQNRM
- a CDS encoding AsmA family protein, translated to MKKFFKILGISIASLIALLFIVPLLIPKTINQQITKTINQNIKGEVSFKGTGLSFFTHFPSLTLNLDEFLLKGSEPFKNDTLIYAKQMALGINLFSLFGDQIKVDEFYLDNAKINILSDEQGHANYNVYESKADGKKSTDTGSTAIKIEGIYIKNSDLVYNDKSIPMMIVARQVNYSGTGDLSKAIFDLKSKLSIKDADIYYAGTPYLLHKELNAKLITKINTNSLDLLFDENDIKINSLPIRFVGRFSFLKDGYDMDFKTQAKETDLQNIFTALPAEIAEKLEKTKVKGYAEIDASLIGKYIAESNTMPSLAFNMKVRDGEIKNPNAPEPIKNLFLNLQTKIPSLNPDSLDLNMDSLFFNIGNDYLASVTKIKGLKEPQIYTKTRSNIDLEKWAKVVNMDSLNIKGRLVMSVNADGKYSKKVVKSGLRQVDTVIATVPTFDAKIKLSNGYFKYASLPSPIDKINFDFVGNNVNGDYKNTKLEISSIDINAMSNYIKGYLKLQTINNITVDLGLKTAINFAEIKNFYPIKDLALDGQLAIDINSKGSYDKIKKLFPITKASIKLDRGYIKTANFNEALEKIDIDAIVTNNDGTLKGTLVHIKPISFEMAKQPFLLKANVSNFENVSYDIASRGTLDIGKLYKIFAVPGYQVHGLIYTNVNFKGLQSDAMAGRYGRLQNKGFMSIKDLNILTDMFPNAFIIKNGKFSFTSSALKFDEFNATYGGSDFKLNGNLNNYVNFVFDEREKLSGSFVLHSKNIIADEFMAFSGDTTAAASATKGVILIPANLNVSFIANADNVAYSGLNLKNAKGKMVINNGKLMLSETGFDLIGAKVLMDASYQSTSPKSANFYFKLNAKEFDIARAYKEITLFREMATSASKVKGIVGLDYQLTGRLNDEMYPVLPSIKGSGTLTLKDVKLAGFKMMNAVSKETKRDSLTNPNLKDVVVKTSIKNNIMTIERTKMKIAGFRPRFEGEVSLDGRLNLKGRLGLPPFGLIGIPLSVTGTQEKPIIKLKRNKDGKLEETEDEESK